One Kineococcus radiotolerans SRS30216 = ATCC BAA-149 DNA window includes the following coding sequences:
- a CDS encoding lysylphosphatidylglycerol synthase domain-containing protein, translating into MLNRLLAVLRSPVLRAGFLVVAVALATAYVWRDREAIADAWSRLDAASVGLAALLSLANVALSGASWRAVLADLGSPLPRRAAARVFFVGQLGRYVPGTVFQFVAQAELARDHGVPRRRTGSALAVALLVSMTTACLLVAGVLPFALHGRELRGWEWTGWLRWLTPFLLVLLVPRVLNPLLTRLLRLARQEPLEHPVTGRGLLAAAAWAVASWVAVGLQVFVLSAAVGVSWPTGPALALAVGGYALAWIVGFLVVLAPAGAGARELVLGAVVALAAGPGAAAVVVLGSRVLLTLADLVLALGALAGHRVRPAGRVRTPPPPDA; encoded by the coding sequence GTGCTGAACCGGCTCCTGGCCGTGCTGCGCTCGCCCGTCCTGCGGGCCGGGTTCCTCGTCGTGGCGGTGGCGCTGGCCACCGCCTACGTCTGGCGCGACCGGGAGGCCATCGCCGACGCCTGGTCGCGCCTGGACGCGGCCTCGGTGGGGCTGGCGGCGCTGCTGTCGCTGGCCAACGTGGCGCTGTCGGGGGCCTCCTGGCGCGCGGTGCTCGCCGACCTCGGCTCCCCGCTGCCCCGGCGCGCGGCGGCCCGGGTCTTCTTCGTGGGCCAGCTCGGCCGCTACGTCCCCGGCACCGTCTTCCAGTTCGTCGCCCAGGCCGAGCTCGCCCGCGACCACGGCGTGCCGCGCCGGCGCACCGGGTCCGCGCTCGCCGTCGCCCTGCTCGTCTCGATGACCACGGCGTGCCTGCTCGTCGCCGGGGTGCTGCCGTTCGCGCTGCACGGCCGGGAGCTCCGCGGCTGGGAGTGGACGGGCTGGCTGCGCTGGCTGACCCCGTTCCTGCTGGTCCTGCTCGTCCCGCGGGTCCTCAACCCGCTGCTGACCCGGCTGCTGCGCCTGGCCCGGCAGGAACCCCTGGAGCACCCCGTCACCGGGCGCGGGCTGCTCGCCGCGGCGGCGTGGGCGGTGGCGTCGTGGGTCGCGGTGGGCCTGCAGGTGTTCGTGCTGTCGGCCGCCGTCGGGGTCTCCTGGCCCACCGGGCCCGCGCTGGCCCTCGCCGTCGGCGGGTACGCGCTGGCCTGGATCGTGGGGTTCCTGGTGGTGCTGGCCCCCGCGGGGGCCGGGGCGCGGGAGCTGGTGCTGGGGGCGGTCGTGGCGCTGGCGGCGGGCCCGGGGGCGGCGGCCGTCGTCGTCCTCGGCTCGCGGGTGCTGCTGACCCTGGCCGACCTGGTGCTGGCCCTGGGCGCCCTCGCCGGGCACCGGGTGCGCCCGGCCGGGCGGGTCCGGACGCCCCCGCCCCCGGACGCCTGA
- a CDS encoding ABC transporter ATP-binding protein, translating to METARGTARIVNGLDYSVAAGETVAVVGESGSGKSVSVMALLGLLPGHARVGGRAEFEGRDLLAMSEAELRTVRGNGIGTVFQDPMTSLNPVLTVGRQLTEGLLAHRKVPSRRAARERAAQLLADVGLPDPRGSLDRYPHELSGGMRQRVVIAIALAGDPRLLIADEATTALDVTVQAQILDLVARLQAEHGTGVVWITHDLGVVAGTADRVLVMYGGRCVEDGGVDDVFDAPAHPYTRGLLGSLPTLHDGPGETPDLVAIPGTPPPPTDLPAGCVFHPRCPVRGDERCATEQPPLVRVGGNGPVPHRAATFYGSRVQEVRP from the coding sequence ATGGAGACCGCGCGCGGGACCGCGCGGATCGTCAACGGGCTGGACTACTCCGTGGCCGCGGGGGAGACCGTCGCGGTGGTGGGGGAGTCGGGCTCGGGCAAGAGCGTCTCGGTGATGGCGCTGCTGGGGCTGCTGCCCGGGCACGCGCGGGTCGGCGGCCGCGCCGAGTTCGAGGGCCGGGACCTGCTGGCGATGTCGGAGGCGGAGCTGCGCACGGTGCGCGGCAACGGCATCGGGACGGTGTTCCAGGACCCGATGACGTCGCTGAACCCGGTCCTCACCGTGGGCCGGCAGCTCACCGAGGGGCTGCTGGCGCACCGGAAGGTCCCCTCGCGCCGGGCGGCCCGGGAACGGGCGGCGCAGCTGCTGGCCGACGTCGGGCTGCCGGACCCGCGGGGGTCCCTGGACCGCTACCCCCACGAGCTGTCCGGGGGGATGCGCCAGCGCGTCGTCATCGCGATCGCGCTGGCCGGGGACCCGCGCCTGCTCATCGCGGACGAGGCGACCACGGCCCTCGACGTCACCGTGCAGGCGCAGATCCTCGACCTCGTGGCGCGGCTGCAGGCCGAGCACGGCACGGGCGTGGTGTGGATCACCCACGACCTCGGGGTCGTCGCCGGCACCGCCGACCGGGTGCTGGTGATGTACGGGGGGCGCTGCGTGGAGGACGGCGGCGTCGACGACGTGTTCGACGCCCCCGCCCACCCCTACACCCGCGGGCTGCTGGGGTCGCTGCCGACGCTGCACGACGGCCCCGGGGAGACCCCCGACCTCGTCGCGATCCCCGGCACCCCGCCCCCGCCCACCGACCTGCCCGCGGGGTGCGTGTTCCACCCGCGCTGCCCCGTGCGCGGCGACGAGCGGTGCGCCACCGAGCAGCCCCCGCTGGTGCGGGTCGGGGGGAACGGCCCCGTCCCGCACCGGGCGGCGACGTTCTACGGCTCCCGCGTCCAGGAGGTGCGGCCGTGA
- a CDS encoding ABC transporter substrate-binding protein, with translation MSEQQPGTTDRLKRRSLLATLAAAPLAPAVLSACSTGESVDTGDDGGTGGGAGGFVAAISARPDQYDPHKTTAYASFQVLENVYDTLVVPGADDLSMQPSLATDWETSDDELTWTFTLRDGVTFHDGSPFTAEDVVFSYRRIIDQDLANSSRFATVAEVSAPDPTHVVVSLTSPTPNLLSRLGGFKGMAILPRTVDEASLTTAAVGTGPFRLESTSADEISLKRFDGYWGEAPRVGGLTFRVVPEPAAALTALTGGQVQWTDNVPPQQVEKLSGDDSVELGRVASVDYWYLAMNCAKAPFDQVDVRRAVAFALDREAVTEAAKFDTARVNQTAIPEASEWYHDYAPFTTDVDRARQLLAGAGVGGPLTMGLMVTSEYPETVTAAQVVASQLEPLGITVDIQTEDFATWLDRQGRGDFDAFVLGWLGNIDPADFYEDQHRTGGSNNYQKYSNPVTDDLLDRAKVEPDQAARKALYDRAAEQIVDDVSYLYLYNPDAVQAWEPGITGYEVRADKAVNFDTVTLPS, from the coding sequence ATGTCCGAGCAGCAGCCCGGGACGACCGACCGGCTCAAGCGCCGCTCCCTGCTGGCCACCCTGGCCGCGGCCCCCCTGGCCCCGGCCGTCCTCTCCGCCTGCAGCACCGGCGAGAGCGTCGACACCGGCGACGACGGGGGGACCGGCGGGGGTGCGGGGGGCTTCGTCGCCGCCATCAGCGCCCGGCCCGACCAGTACGACCCGCACAAGACGACCGCCTACGCCAGCTTCCAGGTCCTGGAGAACGTCTACGACACCCTCGTCGTCCCCGGCGCGGACGACCTGTCGATGCAGCCGTCGCTGGCCACCGACTGGGAGACCAGCGACGACGAGCTCACCTGGACGTTCACCCTGCGCGACGGCGTCACCTTCCACGACGGGTCGCCGTTCACCGCCGAGGACGTCGTGTTCTCCTACCGGCGCATCATCGACCAGGACCTCGCGAACTCCTCGCGCTTCGCGACCGTCGCGGAGGTGTCGGCCCCCGACCCCACGCACGTCGTCGTCTCGCTGACCTCCCCGACCCCGAACCTGCTCTCCCGCCTCGGCGGGTTCAAGGGCATGGCGATCCTGCCCCGCACCGTCGACGAGGCGTCGCTGACGACGGCCGCCGTCGGCACCGGGCCCTTCCGGCTGGAGAGCACCTCGGCCGACGAGATCTCGCTGAAGCGGTTCGACGGGTACTGGGGCGAGGCGCCGCGGGTCGGCGGCCTGACGTTCCGGGTCGTCCCCGAGCCCGCCGCGGCGCTGACCGCGCTCACCGGCGGGCAGGTGCAGTGGACCGACAACGTCCCCCCGCAGCAGGTCGAGAAGCTCTCCGGCGACGACTCCGTCGAACTCGGCCGGGTCGCCAGCGTCGACTACTGGTACCTGGCGATGAACTGCGCCAAGGCCCCGTTCGACCAGGTGGACGTCCGGCGCGCCGTCGCCTTCGCCCTGGACCGCGAGGCCGTCACCGAGGCCGCGAAGTTCGACACCGCCCGGGTGAACCAGACCGCGATCCCCGAGGCCAGCGAGTGGTACCACGACTACGCGCCCTTCACGACCGACGTGGACCGGGCCAGGCAGCTCCTCGCCGGCGCCGGGGTCGGCGGCCCGCTCACGATGGGGCTGATGGTGACGTCGGAGTACCCCGAGACGGTCACCGCGGCGCAGGTCGTCGCCAGCCAGCTCGAACCCCTCGGCATCACCGTCGACATCCAGACCGAGGACTTCGCGACCTGGCTGGACCGCCAGGGCCGCGGCGACTTCGACGCGTTCGTGCTGGGCTGGCTGGGCAACATCGACCCCGCGGACTTCTACGAGGACCAGCACCGCACCGGCGGGTCGAACAACTACCAGAAGTACTCCAACCCCGTCACCGACGACCTGCTGGACCGGGCGAAGGTGGAACCGGACCAGGCCGCCCGCAAGGCGCTGTACGACCGGGCGGCCGAGCAGATCGTCGACGACGTCTCCTACCTCTACCTCTACAACCCCGACGCCGTGCAGGCGTGGGAACCGGGGATCACCGGGTACGAGGTCCGCGCCGACAAGGCGGTGAACTTCGACACCGTGACCCTGCCGTCGTGA
- a CDS encoding ABC transporter ATP-binding protein, with amino-acid sequence MNGAGDVLVRASGLQVHFPVRSKGLRRRATGAVRAVDGVDLEIRRGETLGLVGESGCGKSTLGNALLRLVEPTGGTVEFDGADVTAMSRSALRSLRRRAVVVFQDPYASLDPRMTVGQTVAEPLQVHGLHRGAAARAARVAELLELVGLDPSVAARYPHEFSGGQRQRVGIARALAGEPDFVVCDEAIASLDVSVQAQVLNLLRSLQRRLGLTLLFVSHDLAAVRHLSDRIAVMYLGRVVEVASAPDLAAAPQHPYTQALLSAVPLPSPARERARERIVLTGDVPSASKVPSGCRFRTRCPRAFAPCPDVDPALQEVPSASPAGHVAACHLHGVVGVPEPADP; translated from the coding sequence GTGAACGGCGCCGGTGACGTCCTCGTGCGGGCGAGCGGCCTGCAGGTCCACTTCCCCGTCCGGTCGAAGGGGTTGCGGCGCCGGGCGACCGGCGCGGTCCGCGCGGTCGACGGGGTCGACCTGGAGATCCGCCGCGGGGAGACGCTGGGTCTGGTGGGGGAGTCCGGGTGCGGGAAGTCGACGCTGGGCAACGCCCTGCTGCGGCTGGTGGAACCCACCGGCGGCACGGTGGAGTTCGACGGCGCGGACGTCACGGCGATGTCGCGCTCGGCGCTGCGCTCGCTGCGGCGGCGGGCGGTGGTGGTGTTCCAGGACCCCTACGCCTCGCTGGACCCGCGGATGACGGTGGGGCAGACCGTCGCGGAACCGCTGCAGGTCCACGGGTTGCACCGGGGGGCGGCGGCGCGGGCGGCGCGGGTGGCGGAACTGCTGGAGCTCGTCGGGCTGGACCCGTCGGTCGCCGCGCGCTACCCGCACGAGTTCTCCGGCGGCCAGCGCCAGCGCGTCGGCATCGCCCGCGCCCTGGCGGGGGAACCGGACTTCGTCGTCTGCGACGAGGCCATCGCGTCGCTGGACGTCAGCGTGCAGGCGCAGGTGCTGAACCTGCTGCGGTCGCTGCAGCGCCGGCTGGGGCTGACGCTGCTGTTCGTCTCCCACGACCTCGCCGCGGTGCGCCACCTCTCCGACCGGATCGCCGTCATGTACCTGGGGCGCGTGGTGGAGGTCGCCAGCGCGCCCGACCTCGCCGCCGCCCCGCAGCACCCGTACACGCAGGCACTGCTGTCGGCGGTGCCGCTGCCCTCGCCAGCGCGCGAGCGCGCCCGCGAGCGCATCGTGCTCACCGGTGACGTGCCCTCGGCCTCGAAGGTCCCCTCGGGGTGCCGGTTCCGCACCCGCTGCCCGCGCGCGTTCGCCCCCTGTCCCGACGTGGACCCCGCGCTGCAGGAGGTGCCGTCGGCGTCGCCGGCGGGGCACGTCGCGGCGTGCCACCTGCACGGCGTCGTCGGGGTCCCGGAGCCCGCCGACCCCTGA
- a CDS encoding ABC transporter permease has product MSGVALRRTLQALVVLLGVSVATFALVHLVPGDPVRLALGTRFDQATYDALRERAGLDQPLLAQYLSWIGHAVTGDLGVSFRSGDPVTALILERLPATLSLALASILVALLIAIPLGTASALRPRSLVDGFGTVVSQIGISVPEFWMGIMLILVFAGTLGWFPASGYVPLGEDPAGWLRSLVLPAVTTGLVSGSVLTRFTRSSVLEALGAEHVRTARAKGLGPRAVLRGHVLRNAMLPLVTVTGVQLAYLLSGVVVVEIVFAWPGLGQLALQSVQARDYPVLQGAVLLFAFVFLLLNLAVDLLYSKLDPRIAS; this is encoded by the coding sequence GTGAGCGGGGTCGCCCTGCGGCGCACGCTGCAGGCGCTCGTCGTCCTGCTGGGGGTGTCCGTCGCCACGTTCGCCCTGGTCCACCTGGTGCCCGGCGACCCGGTCCGGCTCGCGCTCGGCACCCGGTTCGACCAGGCGACCTACGACGCGCTGCGCGAGCGGGCCGGGCTGGACCAGCCGCTGCTCGCGCAGTACCTCTCCTGGATCGGGCACGCCGTCACCGGCGACCTCGGGGTGAGCTTCCGCTCCGGGGACCCGGTGACCGCGCTCATCCTGGAACGGCTGCCCGCGACGCTGTCGCTGGCGCTCGCCTCGATCCTGGTGGCGCTGCTCATCGCGATCCCGCTGGGGACCGCCTCGGCGCTGCGGCCGCGGTCGCTCGTCGACGGGTTCGGGACGGTGGTCAGCCAGATCGGCATCTCGGTGCCGGAGTTCTGGATGGGCATCATGCTCATCCTCGTCTTCGCGGGCACCCTGGGCTGGTTCCCCGCCAGCGGGTACGTCCCCCTCGGCGAGGACCCCGCCGGGTGGCTGCGGTCGCTGGTGCTGCCGGCGGTGACGACCGGGCTGGTGTCGGGCAGCGTCCTGACCCGGTTCACCCGCTCCAGCGTCCTGGAGGCGCTGGGCGCCGAGCACGTCCGCACCGCGCGCGCCAAGGGCCTCGGCCCGCGGGCGGTGCTGAGGGGGCACGTCCTGCGCAACGCGATGCTGCCGCTGGTGACGGTGACGGGGGTGCAGCTGGCGTACCTGCTCTCGGGGGTCGTCGTGGTCGAGATCGTGTTCGCCTGGCCGGGGCTGGGGCAGCTGGCGCTGCAGTCGGTCCAGGCGCGGGACTACCCGGTGCTGCAGGGGGCGGTGCTGCTGTTCGCGTTCGTGTTCCTCCTGCTGAACCTCGCGGTGGACCTGCTGTACTCCAAGCTCGACCCGAGGATCGCCTCGTGA